One stretch of Alphaproteobacteria bacterium DNA includes these proteins:
- the parC gene encoding DNA topoisomerase IV subunit A has protein sequence MLTAGEVEQINFGDAIGKRYISYAMATIMSRSLPDVRDGLKPVHRRLLYAMLKLRLDPEFGFKKCARVVGDVIGKYHPHGDQAVYDALVRLAQTFSVRYPLVDGQGNFGSLDGDNAAAMRYTEAKLTEVSMLLLADIDKDTVDFKNTYDDSDSEPAILPSKFPNLLANGSEGIAVGMATSIPPHNIAELFSALIYLLKNPECYVKTLANFITGPDFPTGGLLLESKQAIIKAYETGRGSFKIRAKWHKEELTKGAYQIVITEIPYQVQKARLIEKIADLYKAKKLTLIGGIRDESDANLRVVIEPKSRNNDANLLMEQLFKFTDLENKFHLNLNVLDSKLVPRVMNLKEVLEEYIAHRYVIIRRKSQFELNKITARVELLEGYLIAYLNLDEVIAIIRESDEPKAQLIAKFNLTDNQAEAILNMRLRSLRKLEEFKIKTERDALLQEQGRLSSLLASTALQHAELLNEFEELKKEFTAKKAEYKRRTEIVNDFVHIELDETSFIEEEKVTVICSKLGWVRVVNGHNINNENIKYKIGDEQGFILELKTTEKILITVSDGKFYTLDTHKLPRGKTEGQPINMIIDLDSKAKILELKIYNKNHIFVVATKFGKGFKLLAKDVFAQTKTGKQIVNLDVKDELKVVKNIAPEDDALAVVNSNRKMLIFKLTELPFMTKGKGVILQKQISSELCDVKPLNFQNGLSWFSGKQVRTESDLRAWFGKRAIKGSLVPHGFSRKNIF, from the coding sequence ATGTTAACCGCAGGCGAAGTAGAACAGATTAATTTTGGTGATGCAATAGGAAAGAGGTATATTTCTTATGCAATGGCCACCATTATGTCCAGATCTTTACCTGATGTTAGAGATGGTTTAAAACCAGTACATCGTAGATTGTTATACGCAATGTTGAAGCTAAGATTAGACCCTGAATTTGGTTTTAAAAAATGTGCAAGAGTAGTGGGAGATGTTATCGGTAAATATCACCCGCATGGAGATCAAGCAGTATATGATGCTTTAGTTAGGTTGGCGCAAACTTTTTCAGTTCGCTACCCTTTGGTTGATGGGCAAGGTAACTTTGGTTCATTAGATGGAGATAACGCAGCAGCTATGCGATATACTGAAGCTAAATTAACAGAAGTTTCAATGTTGTTATTAGCTGATATTGACAAAGATACAGTAGATTTTAAAAATACTTATGATGACTCAGATAGTGAGCCAGCAATTTTACCTTCTAAATTTCCAAATTTACTAGCAAATGGTAGTGAAGGAATTGCGGTGGGTATGGCTACTTCAATACCACCACATAATATAGCTGAATTATTTTCAGCTCTAATTTATTTGCTAAAAAATCCAGAATGCTATGTAAAGACTTTGGCAAATTTTATCACGGGTCCAGATTTTCCAACAGGAGGTTTACTTTTAGAGTCAAAGCAAGCAATTATTAAGGCATATGAGACTGGCAGAGGCTCATTTAAGATTAGAGCAAAATGGCATAAAGAGGAGTTGACTAAAGGAGCTTATCAAATTGTTATTACTGAAATTCCATATCAAGTACAAAAAGCCAGATTAATTGAAAAAATAGCAGATTTATACAAAGCTAAGAAACTTACTTTAATTGGAGGTATTAGAGACGAGTCTGATGCAAATCTTAGAGTTGTAATTGAGCCAAAATCAAGAAATAATGATGCTAATTTACTAATGGAGCAATTGTTCAAATTTACTGATTTGGAGAATAAATTTCATTTAAATTTAAATGTTTTAGATTCAAAATTAGTGCCAAGAGTCATGAATCTGAAGGAGGTTTTAGAGGAATATATAGCGCATCGTTATGTTATTATCAGAAGAAAATCACAATTTGAATTAAATAAAATCACAGCAAGAGTTGAGCTTTTAGAGGGTTATTTAATAGCTTATTTAAACCTAGATGAAGTAATTGCTATAATCAGGGAAAGTGATGAACCTAAGGCTCAATTGATTGCAAAATTTAACTTAACTGATAATCAAGCGGAAGCAATCTTGAATATGAGATTGAGATCACTTAGAAAGTTGGAAGAGTTTAAAATTAAAACAGAAAGAGATGCCTTGCTACAGGAGCAAGGAAGATTATCTTCATTATTGGCTTCAACTGCTTTGCAACATGCTGAGCTTTTAAATGAGTTTGAAGAGCTTAAAAAGGAGTTTACAGCAAAAAAAGCAGAATATAAAAGAAGAACGGAGATAGTAAACGATTTTGTTCACATAGAATTAGATGAAACAAGCTTTATAGAAGAGGAAAAAGTTACGGTTATTTGTTCAAAATTAGGTTGGGTAAGAGTTGTTAATGGGCATAATATAAATAACGAAAATATCAAATATAAAATTGGTGATGAGCAGGGTTTTATTTTGGAGTTGAAAACTACGGAAAAAATCTTAATTACAGTAAGTGATGGTAAGTTTTACACATTGGATACACATAAATTACCCAGAGGTAAGACAGAAGGGCAGCCTATTAACATGATTATTGATCTAGACTCTAAGGCTAAAATTTTAGAGCTAAAAATATATAATAAAAATCATATATTTGTGGTTGCGACAAAATTTGGTAAGGGATTTAAGCTTTTAGCTAAAGATGTTTTTGCACAAACAAAAACTGGTAAACAGATAGTTAATTTAGATGTTAAAGATGAGCTAAAGGTAGTTAAAAATATTGCGCCAGAAGATGATGCTTTGGCTGTGGTAAATAGTAATAGAAAAATGCTGATCTTTAAGTTAACAGAGTTGCCATTTATGACTAAAGGTAAGGGGGTAATATTGCAAAAACAAATTTCATCAGAATTATGTGATGTAAAGCCTTTAAACTTTCAAAATGGCTTATCGTGGTTTTCGGGTAAGCAAGTAAGAACGGAGAGTGATTTAAGAGCGTGGTTTGGTAAAAGAGCAATAAAAGGTAGTTTGGTGCCGCATGGTTTTTCAAGAAAAAATATTTTTTAA